GGGGTTCGAGACGCTGGCCCAGGGTGCGCACCACCGGCTCATCCGGTCGACGGTTCTCGGTGACCAGCCAGAAGATGATCGCCGTGCCCGCGAGCGCGGCGGCGTAGATGCGCGGGAATCCACGCCAGGCCTCGAGAACTGTGCCCCCCGCGGTCAGCTGGCCCAGGAGGGTCGGACCCACCATCGCCGTAAACGCGGCTCCGGCATTCCCAGCGCCGAAGACGCCGAGCACAGTGCCTTGTCGCTTTCGCTCAAACCAGACCGAGGAGTAAGCCACGCCGACAGCGAAGCTGCTTCCGGCGATGCCGAAGCCAAAGCTGCCGAGAAGGAGACCGGTAAAATCGTTCGCGAAGCTGATCAGGAAGGTTGCCGCTGCCGATAGCAGCAGCACCGCCGTGAACACCGGCCGTCCTCCGTAACGGTCGGTGAGCAACCCCACCGGAAGGCGAAGAATGGCGCCGGTCAGGACGGGTGCGCCCAACAACCACCCGATCTGAGCGCTCGTCAGAGGAACGACTCCGTTCCGGTCGAGAAAGGTCGCCAGTACGCCGTTCATCATCCAGACGGCGAAGCACACCGCAAACGCGAATGTGTTCGCGGCGAGAACGATCAGAGAACGGCTTCGATGTTTCATGAGTGCCTCATCTCGCTGTCATCCCGAACCGCTCAAGACTGACCATGTGTTCCGGACTGTCCCGCGGCCTGAGCCCACCCGCCTTCCACGGCCCGCACCTTCCGTCGATTCCAGTTCCAGATCACCTGCTGGTACGGCCGCACGAGGTAGTTGAGTGGCGCCACGATCATGTGAACCAGGCGGGTGAAGGGGATCATGAAGAGGATGGCGAAGGCTCCGATCACGTGGAGCTTGATCACCCATGACATCCCCGTGAGATCACTGATGTCCGGCGAAAAGGCGGCAAGCGACCAGAGGTAGGGCGTGAGCGTGGCCGCGAACCATGAGGAGCCCCATCGGAAGCCGACCGCGATCCATACGCCCAGGATCACCTGGCCGAGAAGGAGAAGCTCGATCGCCACGTCCATCTTCGTCGTGACGGCCCGGATCCTGGGGTTGGTGAGCCTGCGAACGACGAGTGCGGACAGCCCGATGAGCGTCGCAAGGCCGAACCCGAGGCCCGACACTTCGAGAATCAACATTCGCAGAGGCTGACCATTCCACGCGAGGACGGCGCGCGGGATGAGGAGCGCGATGAGATGCCCGAAGAAGAGAGCCAAGATTCCGAAGTGAAACGGAATCGAACCCCAGAAGAGGGTCCGTCCTTCGAGGAATTGCGAAGAGAGCGAAGAAACGGTGAAACCCTTCTTGCGATATCGCTGGAAAGTTCCGATCGCGAACACGAATACCGCCACATACGGAAAGGCGACCAGCGTGAAGGTGTCGAGTAGGCTCATGGCGCCTCTCCCAATGCGTAGCTTGGTTGGTCGGAGGGCTCGATCTCCAACTCCCGGGCGATTCCATTCAGGAAGTCGTGCGAAGGGGCGGGAGACGACGCATCCGAGGAAACCTTGAAGTCCGTTTCCAGCACCGCCAGAACCGATTCGAGCGGGTGGCGGAACATGGTGCCCCGCTCCGTCGAAGTGACGATCAGCGTGCCGAAGTGCTTGCGGTACAGCTCGTCCCGCCCGGAGATGCGTCGTTGATCGAACTCCTCGATCATCTGCCTTAGCGCCGGATGGAAAACTTCCGTGACCAATTCCCCCGCCAGGTCACGGTCCTCCCACCGGGCCAGGAGCCGCAGGACGTTCGGGAGATGATCCGGGAGTTCGCTCCCGAAGTCGATCCCCAGGGCTCGCCCCTCTCGGTTCAGATTCGCGAGGAGCTCTCCCCGCTTGTAATCATCTCCGAATACGAGATAGCCGACGCTGAGCGTCGTGATCGGCTGAACATCGAAGGACCTTGTGAAGATCTCCTGGACCTCGTCGAGGGCCTCCGGCGTGAAGGGACCCCCTTCCGTCGGAAGGAGCTTGGCGAAGGCATCGAGATGGGCGGCCCCCACGACGTACCGCCCGGCCAGCAGGTCGTAGGTCGCCTGGACCCAGGAGGGATAGTCGCGGCGAGGATAGTCGAAGAGGGTCGCCAGATGCTCGTAGTGCGTAAATGGGTGCATGATCAGAGCCCCCTCGAGGCGGAGCCGACCTTGAATCCGAAGCCGGTTTCGCCTTTGACACTGTTGACGTCCCCCGTGTCGTCCATCAGCTCGATGGCTTGCTCCCGGTGCGCTGCGGGAATCACGAAGCGATCGTCGAACTTGGCCAGTGAAGTCAGATAGTAGATCGCCTCGGCGAGCTCTGGGGTCAGTCGTGTGTCCGCCAGGGCAGAGCTGACCGTTGCTTCGTCGACGTCTCCCACGGTCGCCAGCCTACGATGCAACCGCACGGCCATGAGTTTCTTCAGACGATCGGCCACCGCCGCCGTATCCCCCGCGCTGAAGAGGTTGGCCATGTACTTGAGCGGGAATCGCGCGTCATCGATCGTTCCGAACAGCTCCCGCGTTGTCGTGTTGTAGAGCCAACCGTCGGACCAGTCCTTCGCGATCGGATTGATCTTCCCCGCCTGTTCGGAGTCCGCGGTCTTGGTAACTGCAGCCATCACCGGGAGGAGGGGGGGCACGTAGAAGAGCATCGGGAGCGTGCGAAATTCCGGATGGAGCGGGAGCGCCAAATTCCACACCTTCACGAACTTGTAGGTGGGGGACTTCTGGGCGGATTCGATCGTGGAATCGGCCACTCCATTGGCTTTCGCCGCCGCGATGACCTCTGGGTCGAAGGGATCCAGGATCATGTCCAACTGTCGGTCGACCAACTCGAACTCGGGCGCCGATGCGACGGCCTCGATCCGGTCCGCATCGTAGAGCATGACGCCCAGGTATCGAATCCGGCCCACGCACGAGTGCATGCAGGCGGGCGCGAGGCCGGATTCGATACGGGGGTAGCACAGGATGCACTTCTCTGATTTTCCTGTGCTCCAGTTGAAGTACGCCTTCTTGTAAGGACAGGCGGTCACGCACATCCGCCATCCCCTGCAAACGTCCTGATTGATCAAGACCACACCGTCTTCCCCCCGTTTGTAGATCGCTCCGGAGGGACAGGCCGCCACACAGGATGCGTTCAGGCAATGATTGCAGATCCGCGGGAGATAGAAGAAGGCGAGTCGCTCCAACTCGAACATGGCCTCCTGCTCTTCCTGGGAGAGGTTCTGGAAATTGGGATCCTTGCGGGCATGGTCGGGCGAGCCGCTTAGATCGTCGTCCCAGTTGGGACCCATCCGGATGTCCATCGGCTCGCCGGTGATCATCGAGATGGGCCGCGCTGTCGGCTGGACGTCCCCGGCCGGGGACTCGATCAGATCGCTGTACTTGAAGGTGAAGGGCTCATAGTAGTCATCGATCATCGGGAGATGGGGGTTGTGGAAGATGTTCGTGAGACTCTTCGGTTTCCCTGCTCCCTTCAGCCGAATCCCGGCTCCATCTTTCTCCCACCCGCCCTTGTAAGTGTCCTGATCCTCCCAGTTCGAGGGATAGCCGGTGCCGGGCTTCGTCTCGACGTTGTTCCACCACATGTATTCGGCGCCCTTTCGATCCGTCCAGAGGTTCTTGCAGGCGATCGAGCAGGTGTGGCACCCGATGCACTTGTCCAGGTGAAACACCATCGAAATCTGTGAGCGCACATCCATCTTCATTCTCCCTTAGCGTGGGGGCGGCCTCAGAATTCCACCCTGTCCATCTTCTTGATCACGACGTGCGTGTCCCGATTCGGAGCGATGGGCCCCCAATAGTTGAACCCGTAGCTGAACTGGCCGTATCCGCCCGCCAGGAAGTTCGGCTTGAGGTGGATGCGCGTGAGGCTGTTGTGCCCACCCGCTCGCTTGCCGTTTCTCACCTGCGACTTCGGAATACCGATGGTGCGCTCGGGGACGTGGTAAACGATGCAGACGCCCTTCGGGATCCGTGCGCTGACCGTGCAGCGTGCGGAGTAGACACCGTGGTCGTTGTGGACCTCGACCCAGTCGTTGTCGCGAATGTCCATCTCGGCGGCGTCCGGCTCACTCATCCACACGGGCTCGCACCCTCGACTGAGCGTCAGCATGCGGTGGTTGTCGCCGTAAGTGGAGTGGATATGCCACTTCCCGTGGGGTGTGAGGCAGTTGAGAACGCGCGCCTCTCCCCGTTTTAGGGTTTCCCGCAGGTCGCCGTAGGCTTCCGGTTTGGGAGAGGGCTTATACGTCGGAAGGTTCTCCCCGAAAGCCAGGTACATCTCGTGATCGAGATAGAAGTGCTGCCGGCCCGTGAGCGTCCGCCACGGGAGCAGCCTCTCGATGTTTACGGTATAGGCGGCGTAGGCCCTGCCACCGTTCATGTCACCCGACCAGAGGGGCGACGTGTTGTAGCGACGAGGCTGGGCCTGGAGGTCGGCGTAGGTGAGCTCGACGCTGTCCGTGTTAGTCGCGAGGTCGGTGAGTGGCACGCCAGCCCGCTCCTCGGCCCCCTCGTAAGCGCGACGGTTGAGCTTCCCATTCGTCATCGTGGAGAGCTTCAGGACCGCGTTAGCCGCGGACACGTCCTCCTTGAGCGACGGGTAGGTGCTCCCGTTCCGCCGTTCCGCGGGGAAGTGCCGGGACCCGACCATCTCGTCGTAGACGTCGGCACACTGGTATGAATTTCCGTGCGCTCCCAGGCCAGCAGTTCGCACGCGGTCACCGAGGGAAATGAATTTCTCGTAGATCTGCGCGTAATCGCGCTCCACCACGGAGAGCCCCTGGGTCGTGCTCCCCGGGACGGGCGCGCACTCCCCCAGATACCAGTCGCGCATGGTGGGCTGGGATACCTCCCCAGGGGAATCGTGCGCGATGGCCGTGGCGATCACATCCTTCTTGGCGCCTGGGAAGTACTTCTTCGCCACCGCACTCGTGGCCTTCGCGAGGTCGCGGAAGATGGCCCAGTCCGTCTTCGACTCCCAGACCGGTGGGATGGCAGCCGAGAGCGGATGGATGAAGGAGTGGAGATCCGTGCTGTTCAAGTCGGCCTTCTCATACCACGATGCGGCCGGGAGCACGATATCGGAGTAAAGCGCCGAGGAATCCATGCGGAAGTTGAGGTCCACCACGAGGTCCATCTTCCCGACTGGAGCCACGTCGTGCCACACGACTTCCTTGGGGCGTTCTGGCGAGTCCTCCGCAATGACGTTGTCGTGGGTGCCGAGATAGTGCCTGAGGCAGTACTCGTGCCCCTTCATGCTCCCCATGATGGCGTTCCCTCGCCAGATGTACCACACGCGAGGAAAGTTCTCCTCGGCGTCGGGATCGCTCACCGAGTAACTGATCTCTCGATTTTTGAGCTTCTGTACGACGTACTTCTTGATCGCCTCGTCGTCCGCCGCTCCGCTCGCCGCCGCTTCCCGACATAGATCCAGCGGATTCCGGTTGTATTGCGGGTAGTAAGGCATCCATCCCATCCGCACCGACTTGAAGATCAGGTCGGCCGTGTGTTGGCGGGTGAGATCGTTGTCCGGCACCGTGTTGTAGCCGGAGAACTGACCGTCGTACCGGTACTGGCAGGTATTCAGATAATGCCAGATCGGGGCCTGCTGGAGCCTGGCGGCGGGATACCAGTCCTTCGCGAAGGCGATCGCGCCCCAGGAGTCTGCAGGGGCCAGCTTCTCCTGTCCTACGTAGTGGTTGAGTCCACCGCCATTCTTCCCTACGCACCCCGTGAGCATCAGAGCCATCGCGCCAGCGCGATACATGAGATTGGAGTGGTACCAGTGGTTGATCCCCGCCCCCACGATGATCATGCACTTTCCGCCCGTGGCGTCGGCGGTGTTGGACCACTCGCGGGCAAATTGGAGGACCGTAGCTCCCGAGATCCCGGTGAAGATTTCCTGCCATCCCGGGGTGTAGGCGGAATCCTTGTCGTCGTAACTCGTTGGATAAGCGCCGGCGAGTCCGCGGCCTACGCCGAACTGAGCCATCATGAGGTCGTACGCCGTCGTGACGAGGACCGGGCCCTCGGTCGTCTCGACTTCGATCACGGGGACCCCCCGCGTCACGGTGCTGTCGAGTCCGAAGTCCGTGAAGGCCACCTGGGCGACCTTCTCGCTGCGATCGAGAAGAGTTAGGACCGGGTCGTAGGGGCGATCGTCCACATCGCTCTCGTACTTCAGGTTCCAGTTTCCCTTCTTCCCGTCCCAGCGACCACCCGCGCTCCCCTTGGGAACGACCAGGTCCCCGCTCGTTGCATCGAGGTTTAGAAACTTCCAGTCGCCCTTCTCGATGCTCCGATACGGCTCGACCTCGTTCGCGCGGAGCAGTCGGCCCGGCCGATAAACATCGCCCTCCTGCTCGAGCTTCACTAGGAAAGGACCGTCGCTGTATCGCTTCACATAATCGATGAAGGACGGCGTCTTCCTCTCATAATGAAATTCTTTCAGGATCACGTGGGTCACGGCCATCCAAAAGGCGCCGTCGCTTCCAGCATGGAGCGGAACCCACTGGTCCGCATACTTGCAGAGTTGGCTGAAGTCGGGACTAAACACGACTGTCTTCGTGCCATTGTGTCGTGATTCCGCGAAGAAGTGGCAGTCGGGGGTGCGTGTCATGTTCAAATTCGCACCCATATCCGCGATCATCTTCGCGTTGTACCAATCCGCGCTCTCGCAAACGTCCGTCTGCTCTCCCCAGATCTCGGGAAAGGCAGTGGGGAGGTCACAGTACCAGTCATAGAAACTCAGATTGAACCCGCCGAAGAGCTGGAGAAAGCGGGAGCCGGCCGCGTAGCTGAGCATCGACATGGCCGGAATCGGGCTGAAGCCTGCCACCCGGTCGGGACCGTACTTCTCCGCCGTGCTGATGTTCGCAACGGCCATGATCTCCAGGACCTCGTCCCACGTAGCCCTCCTGAAGCCGCCCTTTCCCCGGGCCTGTTGGTACGCTTTGCGTGCGCTCTCGTCCGACTGCAGCGCTCTCCACGCCGCCATCGGGTCGCCGCCCGTCTCGCGCTTCTTGGCCCGCCAGGCGTCAAGCAACGCGCCACGGATGAGCGGGTACTTGATGCGAAGTGGGCTGTACAGATACCAGGAGAATGAGATTCCTCGCTGACACCCACGCGGTTCGTACGGTGGGAGGGAATCCTCGAGGAGGGGATAATCGAGCTGCTGGGTCTCCCAGGTGACGATTCCGTCTTTTACGTGGATCTGCCAGGAGCAGCCTCCCGTGCAGTTCACCCCGTGGGTGCTCCGCACGACCTTGTCGTGCTGGAAGCGGTTCCGGTAGAATTCCTCCCACTTCCGAGTCTCCGGGGAGATGATGTCCTTGATCCAGCCCATGACCGTGGCGCTCC
This genomic stretch from Gemmatimonadota bacterium harbors:
- a CDS encoding nitrate reductase subunit alpha; translation: MGWIKDIISPETRKWEEFYRNRFQHDKVVRSTHGVNCTGGCSWQIHVKDGIVTWETQQLDYPLLEDSLPPYEPRGCQRGISFSWYLYSPLRIKYPLIRGALLDAWRAKKRETGGDPMAAWRALQSDESARKAYQQARGKGGFRRATWDEVLEIMAVANISTAEKYGPDRVAGFSPIPAMSMLSYAAGSRFLQLFGGFNLSFYDWYCDLPTAFPEIWGEQTDVCESADWYNAKMIADMGANLNMTRTPDCHFFAESRHNGTKTVVFSPDFSQLCKYADQWVPLHAGSDGAFWMAVTHVILKEFHYERKTPSFIDYVKRYSDGPFLVKLEQEGDVYRPGRLLRANEVEPYRSIEKGDWKFLNLDATSGDLVVPKGSAGGRWDGKKGNWNLKYESDVDDRPYDPVLTLLDRSEKVAQVAFTDFGLDSTVTRGVPVIEVETTEGPVLVTTAYDLMMAQFGVGRGLAGAYPTSYDDKDSAYTPGWQEIFTGISGATVLQFAREWSNTADATGGKCMIIVGAGINHWYHSNLMYRAGAMALMLTGCVGKNGGGLNHYVGQEKLAPADSWGAIAFAKDWYPAARLQQAPIWHYLNTCQYRYDGQFSGYNTVPDNDLTRQHTADLIFKSVRMGWMPYYPQYNRNPLDLCREAAASGAADDEAIKKYVVQKLKNREISYSVSDPDAEENFPRVWYIWRGNAIMGSMKGHEYCLRHYLGTHDNVIAEDSPERPKEVVWHDVAPVGKMDLVVDLNFRMDSSALYSDIVLPAASWYEKADLNSTDLHSFIHPLSAAIPPVWESKTDWAIFRDLAKATSAVAKKYFPGAKKDVIATAIAHDSPGEVSQPTMRDWYLGECAPVPGSTTQGLSVVERDYAQIYEKFISLGDRVRTAGLGAHGNSYQCADVYDEMVGSRHFPAERRNGSTYPSLKEDVSAANAVLKLSTMTNGKLNRRAYEGAEERAGVPLTDLATNTDSVELTYADLQAQPRRYNTSPLWSGDMNGGRAYAAYTVNIERLLPWRTLTGRQHFYLDHEMYLAFGENLPTYKPSPKPEAYGDLRETLKRGEARVLNCLTPHGKWHIHSTYGDNHRMLTLSRGCEPVWMSEPDAAEMDIRDNDWVEVHNDHGVYSARCTVSARIPKGVCIVYHVPERTIGIPKSQVRNGKRAGGHNSLTRIHLKPNFLAGGYGQFSYGFNYWGPIAPNRDTHVVIKKMDRVEF
- the narH gene encoding nitrate reductase subunit beta, which gives rise to MDVRSQISMVFHLDKCIGCHTCSIACKNLWTDRKGAEYMWWNNVETKPGTGYPSNWEDQDTYKGGWEKDGAGIRLKGAGKPKSLTNIFHNPHLPMIDDYYEPFTFKYSDLIESPAGDVQPTARPISMITGEPMDIRMGPNWDDDLSGSPDHARKDPNFQNLSQEEQEAMFELERLAFFYLPRICNHCLNASCVAACPSGAIYKRGEDGVVLINQDVCRGWRMCVTACPYKKAYFNWSTGKSEKCILCYPRIESGLAPACMHSCVGRIRYLGVMLYDADRIEAVASAPEFELVDRQLDMILDPFDPEVIAAAKANGVADSTIESAQKSPTYKFVKVWNLALPLHPEFRTLPMLFYVPPLLPVMAAVTKTADSEQAGKINPIAKDWSDGWLYNTTTRELFGTIDDARFPLKYMANLFSAGDTAAVADRLKKLMAVRLHRRLATVGDVDEATVSSALADTRLTPELAEAIYYLTSLAKFDDRFVIPAAHREQAIELMDDTGDVNSVKGETGFGFKVGSASRGL
- the narI gene encoding respiratory nitrate reductase subunit gamma, which codes for MSLLDTFTLVAFPYVAVFVFAIGTFQRYRKKGFTVSSLSSQFLEGRTLFWGSIPFHFGILALFFGHLIALLIPRAVLAWNGQPLRMLILEVSGLGFGLATLIGLSALVVRRLTNPRIRAVTTKMDVAIELLLLGQVILGVWIAVGFRWGSSWFAATLTPYLWSLAAFSPDISDLTGMSWVIKLHVIGAFAILFMIPFTRLVHMIVAPLNYLVRPYQQVIWNWNRRKVRAVEGGWAQAAGQSGTHGQS